The following proteins are co-located in the Streptococcus downei MFe28 genome:
- a CDS encoding phosphoribosylformylglycinamidine synthase yields the protein MDKRIFVEKKADFQVKATSLVKELTHNLQLSSLKTLRLVQVYDVFNLPADLLEKAQAHIFSERVTDQVLDQADLNKDLQASAFFAIEALPGQFDQRAASAKEALLLLGGGSDVEVNTAQLYLVNQDIAADELEALKTYLLNPVDSRFKDISQPLAPQAFANSDKTIPNLDFFATYSAEDFKAYKAQEGLAMEVDDLVFIQDYFKKLGRVPTETELKVLDTYWSDHCRHTTFETELRNLDFSQSKFQEQLQATYDKYLAMRQELGREDKPQTLMDMATIFGRYERANGRLDDMEVSDEINACSVEIEVDVNGVKEPWLLMFKNETHNHPTEIEPFGGAATCIGGAIRDPLSGRSYVYQAMRISGAGDITTPIAETRAGKLPQQVISKTAAHGYSSYGNQIGLATTYVKEYFHPGFVAKRMELGAVVGAAPKENVVREKPEPGDVVILLGGKTGRDGVGGATGSSKVQTVESVETAGAEVQKGNALEERKIQRLFRKKEVTRLIKKSNDFGAGGVCVAIGELADGLEIDLDKVPLKYAGLNGTEIAISESQERMAVVVRPEDVDNFIAQAAKENIQAVLVATVTDKPNLVMTWNGETIVDIERSFLDTNGVRVVVDAKVVDKDLDLPEVRRTSPASLEADTLAVLSDLNHTSQKGLQTIFDSSVGRSTVNHPLGGRYQVTPTESSVQKLPVEHGVTKTASVMAQGYNPYLAEWSPYHGAGYAVIEATARLVATGADWSKARFSYQEYFERMDKQAERFGQPLAALLGSIEAQTQLGLPSIGGKDSMSGTFEELTVPPTLVAFGVTTANSDAVLSPEFKAAGENIYYLPGQALSQTIDFDLIKGNFEKFADLQKQYRITAASAVKYGGLMESLALMTFGNHIGVDVQVDNLDTSLTGQLGGFVFSSPDEIDGFVKLGQTNSDFRLLVNDVNLSGEKLLAAFEGKLEEVYPTEFKQAEELQGVPAVLTDFVKTAKTQVDKPLVYIPVFPGTNSEYDSAKAFEAAGAQVELVPFVTLDAAAIAASVDTMVDKIDKANIIFFAGGFSAADEPDGSAKFIVNILLNQKVRRAIDAFIDRGGLIIGICNGFQALVKSGLLPYGNFEEAGETSPTLFYNDANQHVAKMVETRVANTNSPWLAGIEVGDIHAIPVSHGEGKFVVSGQEFKELRDNGQIWSQYVDFDGQPSMDSKYNPNGSSHAIEGITSKNGQIIGKMGHSERWEAGLFQNIPGNKDQKLFESAVRYFTGK from the coding sequence ATGGATAAGCGAATTTTTGTGGAGAAGAAGGCCGACTTTCAGGTTAAGGCGACGTCTCTTGTCAAGGAATTGACCCATAATTTACAGTTGTCGAGCTTGAAAACCTTACGTCTGGTTCAGGTCTACGATGTTTTTAACCTTCCAGCAGACCTTTTGGAAAAGGCTCAGGCTCACATTTTTTCTGAACGGGTGACCGATCAGGTCTTGGATCAGGCAGACCTAAATAAGGACCTGCAGGCTTCTGCCTTCTTTGCTATTGAGGCCTTGCCTGGTCAGTTTGACCAAAGGGCAGCCAGTGCCAAGGAAGCCCTCTTGCTACTGGGAGGCGGCTCAGATGTTGAGGTCAATACGGCCCAGCTCTACTTGGTCAATCAGGACATTGCGGCGGATGAATTGGAAGCTCTCAAGACTTATTTGCTCAATCCTGTTGATTCTCGTTTTAAGGATATTAGTCAACCCCTAGCTCCGCAGGCCTTTGCAAATTCTGATAAGACCATTCCCAACCTCGATTTCTTTGCGACTTACTCGGCTGAAGACTTCAAGGCTTATAAGGCCCAAGAAGGCCTGGCCATGGAAGTGGATGACCTGGTTTTCATTCAGGACTACTTTAAAAAATTGGGGCGGGTGCCAACGGAAACCGAGCTCAAGGTCTTGGATACTTATTGGTCTGACCACTGTCGTCACACGACCTTTGAGACAGAGCTTAGAAACCTGGATTTCTCCCAGTCCAAATTTCAGGAGCAATTGCAGGCAACCTATGATAAGTATTTGGCTATGCGGCAGGAATTGGGGCGTGAGGACAAGCCTCAAACTCTGATGGATATGGCGACCATTTTTGGTCGTTATGAGCGGGCCAATGGTCGTTTGGATGATATGGAAGTTTCTGATGAGATTAATGCCTGCTCGGTAGAAATTGAAGTTGATGTCAATGGTGTCAAAGAGCCCTGGCTCCTCATGTTCAAGAATGAAACCCACAATCACCCGACAGAAATTGAGCCTTTTGGTGGGGCGGCAACCTGTATCGGTGGTGCTATTCGTGACCCGCTTTCAGGTCGTTCCTACGTTTATCAGGCCATGCGGATTTCAGGAGCTGGTGATATTACGACCCCGATTGCTGAAACTAGGGCTGGGAAGTTACCGCAACAGGTTATTTCCAAAACGGCTGCCCATGGTTATTCCTCCTATGGGAATCAAATTGGCCTAGCCACGACCTACGTCAAGGAATACTTCCACCCAGGCTTTGTCGCTAAGCGCATGGAGCTGGGGGCAGTTGTTGGTGCAGCACCTAAGGAAAATGTTGTCCGTGAAAAGCCTGAGCCTGGCGATGTTGTCATCTTGCTAGGTGGTAAAACGGGGCGTGATGGTGTCGGTGGTGCGACAGGATCTTCCAAGGTTCAAACCGTGGAATCTGTAGAAACTGCTGGTGCAGAAGTGCAAAAGGGGAATGCCCTTGAAGAGCGCAAGATTCAACGCCTTTTCCGCAAGAAGGAAGTAACCCGCCTGATTAAGAAGTCCAACGACTTTGGGGCTGGTGGTGTCTGTGTCGCTATCGGCGAGTTGGCAGATGGTCTGGAAATAGACCTGGATAAGGTACCACTTAAGTATGCAGGCCTGAATGGTACCGAAATTGCTATCTCTGAGAGTCAAGAGCGGATGGCAGTTGTGGTTCGGCCAGAAGATGTGGATAACTTCATCGCCCAAGCAGCTAAGGAAAATATCCAAGCCGTCCTTGTAGCGACAGTAACGGATAAACCAAACTTGGTCATGACCTGGAATGGGGAAACCATTGTTGATATTGAACGGTCCTTCCTTGATACCAACGGTGTTCGGGTTGTGGTTGATGCCAAGGTTGTGGATAAGGACTTGGATCTGCCAGAAGTTCGTCGGACTTCGCCAGCTAGTCTGGAAGCTGATACCTTGGCTGTCCTTTCCGACCTCAATCACACTAGTCAAAAGGGCCTACAGACTATCTTTGATAGCTCGGTTGGTCGCTCAACCGTCAATCATCCCCTAGGTGGTCGCTACCAAGTAACTCCTACTGAAAGCTCTGTGCAAAAGTTGCCGGTCGAACATGGGGTGACCAAGACGGCTTCGGTAATGGCTCAGGGCTATAACCCTTACCTGGCTGAATGGTCCCCTTACCACGGAGCAGGCTACGCAGTCATCGAAGCCACTGCTCGCCTAGTAGCGACGGGTGCGGATTGGTCCAAGGCGCGTTTCTCCTATCAAGAGTACTTCGAGCGGATGGACAAGCAGGCTGAGCGCTTCGGTCAACCGCTGGCAGCTCTCTTAGGGTCCATTGAAGCTCAGACCCAATTAGGCTTGCCTTCTATCGGTGGTAAGGACTCCATGTCTGGGACCTTTGAAGAATTGACCGTTCCTCCCACCTTGGTGGCCTTCGGTGTAACGACCGCTAATAGTGATGCGGTTCTCTCCCCAGAATTCAAGGCGGCTGGTGAAAATATCTACTACCTTCCTGGTCAGGCCCTCAGCCAAACCATTGATTTCGACCTGATTAAGGGCAATTTTGAAAAATTTGCGGACCTGCAAAAGCAATACAGGATCACAGCAGCCTCGGCTGTCAAATACGGTGGCCTGATGGAAAGCCTAGCCTTGATGACTTTTGGCAATCATATCGGGGTTGACGTCCAAGTTGACAACCTTGACACTAGCTTGACAGGACAGTTGGGCGGCTTTGTCTTTAGCTCTCCTGACGAGATTGACGGATTTGTCAAGCTGGGTCAAACCAATTCAGACTTTAGACTGCTTGTCAATGATGTCAACCTATCTGGAGAAAAGCTCCTAGCAGCCTTCGAAGGCAAACTTGAAGAAGTTTACCCGACAGAATTTAAGCAAGCAGAAGAGCTCCAAGGGGTGCCAGCTGTCTTGACAGACTTTGTCAAAACAGCGAAGACTCAAGTGGACAAACCTCTGGTTTACATTCCAGTCTTTCCTGGGACCAATTCCGAATACGACTCGGCCAAGGCCTTTGAGGCTGCGGGCGCTCAGGTTGAGCTTGTACCCTTTGTGACCCTGGATGCAGCTGCGATTGCGGCTTCGGTTGACACCATGGTTGACAAGATTGACAAGGCCAATATTATCTTCTTCGCTGGTGGCTTCTCAGCTGCCGACGAACCAGACGGCTCCGCTAAGTTTATTGTCAATATCCTGCTCAACCAAAAGGTTCGCCGAGCTATCGATGCCTTCATAGATCGAGGGGGTCTCATCATCGGTATCTGTAATGGTTTCCAAGCCCTGGTTAAATCTGGCCTGCTTCCTTATGGTAATTTTGAAGAGGCTGGTGAAACTAGCCCAACCCTCTTTTACAACGATGCCAACCAACACGTGGCTAAGATGGTGGAAACTCGTGTTGCCAATACTAATTCACCTTGGTTGGCAGGTATTGAGGTCGGTGATATTCATGCCATTCCTGTTTCCCACGGGGAAGGAAAGTTCGTGGTCAGCGGCCAAGAGTTCAAGGAACTGCGAGATAATGGTCAAATTTGGAGCCAGTATGTTGACTTTGATGGCCAGCCAAGCATGGACTCTAAATACAATCCAAATGGCTCAAGTCATGCGATTGAAGGCATTACTAGCAAGAATGGTCAAATCATTGGTAAGATGGGACACTCGGAGCGGTGGGAAGCTGGACTTTTCCAAAACATCCCAGGTAACAAGGATCAAAAACTCTTTGAGTCAGCAGTCCGCTACTTTACTGGTAAGTAG